ccactaaatcctacacactggttctTTAAGAGATTAATCAAAATGATGgccagattaattaataatgaaatagtTGCAGACCTAATTCCAGTCAGTTCCATGCAGTGAGatatacagattttaaaagaaaaagaaataagagCACTATTTCAATTTGTCTATGAGAATTCAGTACTCAGAGTAAATGTCTTTTACTTTTAGAAACGACAACATTGAAGATTTCACTCTAACTTGAAATGTAGACTATTATGTACcgcaaaaaacacaatatttcactgtgttgtttttatgaaaatgaaGATATATAAAAGTCTGTCAAACCCTTTAATGACAGTTGTGTCGATGTGCTTTCTTTTCAGCCAATCTAGAGGTGGATAAACACTGTTCAACTGACAGAAACAGTAAGTGTCGATGTAAAAAGGATCACTATTGTGACAAAGAAGAACCCTGTACATTCTGCTTCCCTTGTAAAGCGTAAGTATTGCTCATTCAAAtatttgttaataataatatgtatgTATGGCTTCTTAAAATCTCTTCAAAGTTTTCTTACAATGGTAAAACATCATCACCAATTTGTTGACTTGTCTTCATAGATTACCAGCAGAGTTTTTAAACCACGACAAAGTAACTGataccttttgtttttgttttcttttggttcaAGGTGTGGTGTTTATGGGATCAAAGTAGCCTGTACAGCCACCAATAACACCGTGTGCAATGGTAAGTTTGATGTTTGCAGTTTGCAACCTTGTGACAATCAGTCTATTGCGTgttatttaaaagtatttttgcctgaaataaaaatgtctaaCAATGtctgtgtccttttttttcagAGGTAAATATGTTAATTATAATACCCTGCGTAATTATaccaattttcattttaattgtgctCATCGTCCTGTGGAGATGGATAAAACGTGAGTATTTCTACTACTATACAGCTATATCTAATTAGACCAGCAGGGGGCACAAGAACCTCATATGTTCCTTAGCAAAAAAGCAAAGTACAGTAATAATACCTTTAGTTCAGTTCTGGTGAAGTTCTAATCGAATCGttttctttgtgtcttcttAATAACACGTCTGTGTATCTTGTTTTTTGATCATTTGTCTCATAAGGGAGGGCACAACAGAACATAAACCAACAGGAAAATGGCAATGCAACTCTGGTGGTAAGTTATTCTCCAGTGTGTTATCTTTTAGTTCATTTATAACCTTTTGACCATTTTTGACCAACTGGAAGATGTTTGTCCTGTTTTTAAGagttatcacacacacacacacacacacacacacgtacatgtATCATAAatccttttctgtctctcctttaaCGTTGGCATAGCTGCACCTTTCTATTAGGAGGTACAGGTTAGTTGTCTGAAACCGTTGGTGTTGATAGTGTGCTTGTGCCGACTCAGTATCATTGTTGTGTGACTATAGCTGTAAAACTTGTGTaactttatttcttattttatcacTCTGGAGTTGAAAATCtttcattaacattcattttacttttgtttctCAGGAGATGCGTCCTCTTACAGGTAAGAAAAGCAAAACGTGATTCTTAGTTGATGCAATATTAGagctttatttctttatattttgagCTTGTCAGATGAAATAGCTGTTTGATTGATAATCAGATTGAACTGACATTTCATCTCACGCTGTTATTCAGTCtaactgtgtgttcatgttcgCTGATTTCTGCATGCAAAGTTGTTATTATCCTTTATCTGTGAGTCCAATCTCAGTCTTGCTTGTTGCCAATTTTGCGGCAACAAGCATGTTGCTATTTTTCATGGATGTAGCAATTTTTTTCTGGCTCTGCCACATAAAGACGACATCCCTATCTGCTtggttattgtttgtttataacTGTTGTGAAAATAGAAGATGTGAGGAGTGATTTAGAGGTCTGGAACCAGACTTTCGATTGGTTTAGTGATTGTGACTGATTTCCTTTTCAACATCACTCACCCTTAAACATAGCTATTAGCTATTCTGTATCTACCttgtgtctttttatgtctACTTTACAATTCCCAAAATCAAAATGCCCCTGCAAGATCAATAAAGTTGTGATGTATTGTGCTTTGTTACATTCATCCctattttttctgtctgtcacattAGTTCCACGTGTGGATCTCACGCCTCACCTGCCTGAGATTGCAGAACATATTGGATTTAATGATATGAAGGCGATAGCAATGCGTTACAGGATACCACAAGGTACAATTGACAATTGTCAACTGGACCACCCAAATCATGCTCAGCAGCAGACAATCCAACTACTGAAGATCTGGGTGGAGAGTCAGGGCATGGACGCCTCAGTGAAGTTGATACAAAACCTGGAAAATAGTGGCAAAAAGCTCACAGCAAAGAAAGTGGTCGATATATTGACTCGTTGAATGTTTACATGATAGtaactgtaaatgttaaatttatgtgtctattatgaatttttctgtctttacttGAACTTAGTAAAACCAGAGTTAGAATTTGGATCAATTTGATCAACAACTGTGTTACGGAGGAATGATGTGGAGGAATCAATATTCTTTTCTGTTACTATTTCAATCCACATTTGAATGTCAAATTGTTTACAAAGATTAGATCAGAGTAGTATTAACACATTGAATTACACTCCTTTCCTGTGTTGAAGAGCTACAATATAATAATGTCTGGAGAGAGTTGACATGTTAtctgtgagtgatgcacagctTGCCACAGCTTGTATATTGTGTAATAAACCTCAATAAATGATAATTAGTGAAGTGCCAAATGTATTTTGGTCCCTTATATGTTTATGAAATTGTGACTGGTCTATTTTTAACTAATGCTGATAGTTCAACTGACCTTCCTGATCTTTCCAGATGAACATCGcagtttatcatttttaaaactgcataACTGTTTTTTAGTTCGATCTTGGTGCAATAACTGCTACTGtttaaaagcagtttttatTGTAATTCTAAAATAAAAGTACTAGTACTAGTACTATTTAAAAGTACTTGAAAATATCTGTATTGTTACCTCCTTCCCACATTCTTATTTTGTTCTAAAGTAACTTTACTGCACCTCATAAGtggttaattaattaaatgtttattaaggAGTCGGtattgaaaaaatacaaattagcTTCCATCCCTCTTAAACACAAATTATCAGATTATTCTGTGATCTCTTGTCTGTTTTACTCGTATCTATTTGTTTTGGTAGTTTCTGataagtattttatatttaatagtgGCTGCAACTAAGAATGAGTTTCGTTATCAATATATCAGATTAATGATTGTTATctcgattgattgattaatcggtGTCAGACAATAGTGAAATATACTTATTGCCTGTTTCCTAGAACACAAATTGATgtgtt
This genomic stretch from Thunnus albacares chromosome 14, fThuAlb1.1, whole genome shotgun sequence harbors:
- the fas gene encoding tumor necrosis factor receptor superfamily member 6, with protein sequence MKFNSMVASDSNMIPVWFIIFALSLVSVPSSTDGKGLIRSRRQDSNVCADGTYVHGNRSCCQCRAGYRRTESCDVSPDNRECHRCEEGTYSSHPTVQTTCEPCTQCDDNANLEVDKHCSTDRNSKCRCKKDHYCDKEEPCTFCFPCKACGVYGIKVACTATNNTVCNEVNMLIIIPCVIIPIFILIVLIVLWRWIKRRAQQNINQQENGNATLVEMRPLTVPRVDLTPHLPEIAEHIGFNDMKAIAMRYRIPQGTIDNCQLDHPNHAQQQTIQLLKIWVESQGMDASVKLIQNLENSGKKLTAKKVVDILTR